A window of Thermococcus aggregans contains these coding sequences:
- a CDS encoding DNA-directed DNA polymerase II small subunit, translating into MDEFVRGLMSNNYLITPPAYFLLSEHYNKDFALPELIKFAKAKGTFIIDETLAEEFLESKGILIKPKHLEKFIMDKKTEEKTAEEQTLEIPETTEVEETPTSVSTPVSEAIEEVEEIEEPQNTPETQEVVMAEVSEESLVEEIEESEELEEEEELEESFEVNGEENGENGEVKRKVVFEEYGVPIVGEEELPEEEEKTYSVYVDFKVSPKEGFEFIAEKIEPDFKVKFDVKNIKLKPPKAKNGTTKEGEIIVKVYENYFKSRLKKIRRILRENPEVSGVIDIGKLSYINPEGDVTIIGLVNSKRETRNGYMFEVEDLTGIIKVFIGRDKEDYKKAFEIMPDSVVAFKGRYSKRGIFFAENIYLPDVPMYKREKPPLEEKVYAVLISDIHVGSTKFCEKAFMKFLEWLNGNVNTKAEEEIVSRIKYLIIAGDVVDGIGIYPGQYNELSIPDIFDQYEALANLLSNVPEHITMFIGPGNHDAARTALPQPEFYKEYAKPLYELKNAIIISNPAVIDLHGREFLVAHGRGIEDVVSYVPNMSHHNPIKPMVELLKLRHLAPTFGGKVPIAPDLEDLLVIESVPDVVHMGHVHVLDYQIYRGVFLLNSATWQAQTEFQKMVNIVPTPAKVPIIDVDTARLRMIVDFSKWCDV; encoded by the coding sequence ATGGATGAATTCGTGAGGGGTTTGATGTCAAACAACTATCTAATAACTCCCCCTGCATATTTTCTCTTGTCCGAGCACTATAACAAGGATTTTGCCCTACCGGAGCTTATAAAATTCGCAAAGGCAAAGGGGACTTTTATAATAGATGAAACCCTTGCGGAGGAATTTTTAGAGTCCAAAGGGATCCTAATAAAACCAAAACACCTAGAGAAGTTCATAATGGACAAAAAAACTGAAGAAAAAACTGCAGAGGAGCAAACTTTAGAAATTCCCGAAACTACGGAAGTTGAAGAAACTCCAACCTCCGTAAGTACCCCCGTAAGTGAAGCGATAGAAGAAGTAGAAGAAATAGAGGAACCCCAAAATACGCCCGAAACCCAAGAAGTCGTCATGGCTGAAGTTTCTGAAGAGTCTCTAGTAGAGGAAATAGAAGAAAGCGAAGAGCTGGAGGAAGAAGAGGAACTGGAGGAGTCCTTTGAAGTCAATGGCGAGGAAAACGGAGAAAACGGGGAAGTCAAAAGAAAGGTCGTCTTTGAAGAGTACGGAGTTCCCATCGTAGGTGAAGAAGAGCTACCCGAAGAGGAAGAGAAAACTTACTCTGTTTATGTCGATTTTAAGGTTTCTCCGAAAGAAGGGTTTGAATTCATTGCAGAGAAAATAGAGCCAGACTTTAAGGTCAAGTTCGATGTGAAAAACATCAAGCTTAAGCCTCCAAAGGCTAAAAATGGAACCACCAAAGAAGGAGAGATTATTGTTAAGGTCTATGAAAACTACTTCAAGAGCAGACTTAAGAAGATTAGAAGAATACTGCGCGAAAATCCTGAAGTTTCTGGAGTTATCGATATAGGAAAGCTTAGCTACATAAATCCCGAAGGAGATGTAACGATTATAGGGCTTGTAAACTCAAAAAGAGAAACGAGAAACGGCTATATGTTTGAAGTTGAAGACTTAACAGGAATAATAAAAGTCTTCATAGGAAGAGACAAAGAAGACTACAAAAAGGCTTTTGAAATAATGCCAGACAGCGTAGTGGCGTTTAAGGGAAGATACTCAAAGAGAGGAATATTCTTTGCAGAAAACATATACCTTCCAGACGTTCCGATGTATAAACGGGAGAAACCACCGCTGGAAGAGAAAGTGTACGCTGTTTTGATAAGCGATATTCACGTTGGGAGCACCAAATTCTGTGAGAAAGCATTCATGAAGTTTTTAGAGTGGTTAAATGGAAATGTAAACACAAAGGCCGAGGAGGAGATAGTAAGCAGGATAAAGTACCTCATAATAGCTGGAGATGTCGTAGATGGAATAGGCATATATCCAGGTCAATACAACGAACTCAGCATACCAGATATTTTTGACCAATATGAAGCCCTCGCTAACCTGCTTTCCAACGTCCCCGAGCATATAACAATGTTTATTGGGCCCGGAAACCACGATGCCGCAAGGACAGCTCTTCCACAGCCCGAATTCTACAAAGAATACGCAAAGCCCCTTTACGAACTGAAGAATGCCATCATAATAAGCAATCCAGCCGTTATAGATTTGCACGGAAGAGAGTTCCTCGTTGCTCATGGTAGGGGAATAGAGGACGTTGTTAGCTACGTTCCAAATATGAGCCACCACAATCCCATAAAGCCTATGGTAGAGCTTTTGAAACTAAGGCATTTAGCCCCAACTTTTGGAGGAAAAGTCCCAATAGCTCCCGATCTAGAAGACTTACTTGTCATTGAAAGCGTGCCCGACGTAGTGCATATGGGTCACGTCCACGTTTTGGACTACCAGATATACCGGGGCGTTTTCCTACTAAACTCCGCAACGTGGCAGGCTCAAACGGAGTTCCAGAAGATGGTTAATATCGTCCCAACTCCAGCTAAAGTCCCAATTATAGATGTAGATACTGCCAGGCTAAGAATGATAGTTGACTTTAGTAAGTGGTGTGATGTTTGA
- a CDS encoding ORC1-type DNA replication protein, producing MLQEGQTNLRSLFEKYLHTQRIFKNKDVLRHSYTPRELPHRREQIETLVHILVPVLRGETPSNIFVYGKTGTGKTVTVRYVTEDLMRISQKYDVPVDVIYLNCEIVDTQYRVLANIVNHFKEESGIEVPLVGWPTDEVYAKLKKVLDMKERFVIIVLDEIDKLVKKSGDDILYSLTRINTELKKAKVSIIGISNDLRFKEYLDPRVLSSLSEEEVVFPPYDANQLRDILMQRAQEAFYEGVLDEAVVPLCAALAAREHGDARRALDLLRVSGEIAEREMAPKVTEKHVWKAQEKIEQDTMEEVIKTLPLHSKILLYAIVLLDENGELPANTGDVYSVYKDLCDYLDLEPLTQRRISDLINELDMLGIINAKVVSKGRYGRTKEIRLNITPYKVKNIYRFEETLRPLISVSMLKQRRLFYG from the coding sequence ATGCTACAAGAAGGACAGACTAACCTGAGATCACTTTTTGAAAAATATCTCCATACACAAAGGATCTTCAAAAACAAGGATGTTTTAAGGCACAGCTACACTCCCCGAGAACTTCCCCATAGAAGGGAGCAGATAGAAACTCTCGTTCACATACTTGTTCCCGTTTTGAGGGGGGAGACGCCTTCAAACATCTTTGTGTATGGAAAGACTGGAACTGGAAAGACAGTAACCGTTAGGTATGTAACAGAAGATTTAATGAGGATATCCCAAAAATATGACGTTCCGGTGGATGTTATTTATCTTAACTGTGAAATCGTCGATACCCAATATCGAGTTTTAGCAAATATCGTAAACCACTTTAAAGAAGAAAGCGGCATAGAGGTTCCTCTTGTAGGATGGCCCACTGATGAAGTTTACGCAAAGTTAAAGAAAGTGCTGGATATGAAAGAGCGCTTTGTAATAATAGTTCTGGACGAGATAGACAAGCTGGTTAAAAAGAGCGGCGATGACATTCTTTATTCCCTGACAAGAATAAATACAGAACTCAAAAAAGCAAAGGTAAGCATAATAGGAATATCAAACGACCTGAGGTTTAAAGAGTATCTCGACCCAAGAGTTCTATCAAGTTTAAGCGAAGAGGAAGTTGTTTTCCCGCCATACGATGCCAATCAGCTGAGGGATATTCTCATGCAGAGGGCTCAAGAAGCTTTTTACGAAGGGGTATTGGATGAGGCTGTTGTTCCCCTCTGTGCCGCTTTGGCTGCGAGAGAGCACGGAGACGCAAGAAGGGCTTTAGACCTGCTAAGGGTAAGCGGGGAAATTGCAGAGAGGGAAATGGCACCAAAAGTTACTGAAAAGCACGTATGGAAAGCTCAAGAAAAAATAGAGCAGGACACCATGGAAGAAGTTATTAAAACCCTTCCTCTGCATTCAAAGATTCTGCTTTATGCAATAGTTCTTCTCGATGAAAACGGAGAATTACCAGCAAATACGGGGGACGTTTACTCCGTTTACAAAGACCTCTGTGATTACCTCGATCTTGAGCCCTTAACTCAGAGGAGAATAAGTGATTTGATAAATGAGCTCGATATGCTCGGTATAATCAACGCCAAGGTCGTCAGCAAGGGTCGATACGGAAGAACAAAAGAGATAAGGCTCAACATAACACCCTATAAAGTTAAAAACATTTACCGCTTTGAAGAGACATTGAGACCGTTAATATCAGTTAGCATGCTTAAGCAGAGGAGGTTGTTCTATGGATGA